One genomic window of Arachis stenosperma cultivar V10309 chromosome 10, arast.V10309.gnm1.PFL2, whole genome shotgun sequence includes the following:
- the LOC130955733 gene encoding F-box/kelch-repeat protein At3g23880-like produces the protein MDMAAQHPTAALLLCDVVMEILSWVPVKPLTRLKLVCKSWNSIISHPHFVKLHLHRSPKNAILLFTQTPALTLDQKAKRGLVFSSVESFIQNPSSTLDAQENLHSLHGQDWVSGSCNGLVCVAHILDHPNNDICDIWFRLLNPLTGFISENSPCLRVNENNVFGFGYDESSDSYKVVTVIRDSSETVTAQLYSFGGSSWKTINSFPAFPFYAEDNGHFIGGTLNWLGLRNPHGDDYDWAAVTLDMLMIVSFDLKSDTHKQILLPKVINEIPGEEPTLGVWGNSLYLLHDYKKTHFIAWQMKEFGDENSWTQLLKISFHHLGVERLLSVFIFENGNIFMLRGRHRFEEVFYDRRDNCVNRINILANNSYLIAFDYVESLVQPC, from the coding sequence ATGGACATGGCGGCTCAACACCCAACAGCAGCGCTCCTCTTGTGTGATGTGGTGATGGAGATCCTCTCTTGGGTTCCTGTAAAGCCTCTCACGCGCCTGAAGCTTGTGTGCAAGTCATGGAACTCCATCATCTCCCACCCTCACTTCGTCAAACTTCACCTTCACCGTTCACCCAAAAATGCCATCCTCCTCTTTACGCAAACACCAGCGCTCACCCTGGACCAAAAAGCAAAACGGGGCTTAGTGTTTAGTAGCGTTGAATCTTTCATCCAGAATCCATCATCCACTCTTGATGCTCAAGAGAATCTCCACTCTCTACACGGACAAGACTGGGTTTCTGGTTCATGCAACGGCTTGGTTTGTGTAGCCCATATTCTTGACCACCCCAACAACGATATTTGCGATATCTGGTTCCGTTTATTGAACCCTCTCACAGGGTTTATTTCAGAGAACTCGCCGTGCTTACGTGTCAATGAGAATAATGTTTTTGGGTTTGGGTATGATGAGTCAAGTGACAGTTACAAGGTAGTGACTGTCATTCGGGATTCTTCTGAAACAGTAACTGCGCAACTTTATAGCTTCGGTGGTAGTTCTTGGAAGACGATCAACAGTTTCCCTGCTTTTCCGTTTTATGCTGAAGATAACGGCCACTTCATCGGTGGCACTCTTAATTGGCTAGGTCTCCGTAACCCGCATGGAGATGATTATGATTGGGCTGCTGTTACACTTGATATGTTAATGATTGTTTCTTTTGACCTGAAATCGGATACACATAAACAGATTCTGCTTCCAAAGGTTATCAATGAGATCCCCGGTGAAGAGCCAACTCTGGGAGTTTGGGGAAATAGCCTGTATCTTCTTCATGATTACAAGAAAACTCATTTTATTGCATGGCAAATGAAGGAGTTTGGAGATGAAAATTCTTGGACTCAATTGCTAAAGATTAGTTTTCACCATCTCGGTGTTGAAAGGCTATTATCAGTGTTTATATTTGAGAATGGAAATATCTTCATGTTGAGAGGCAGGCATCGTTTTGAGGAAGTTTTTTATGACCGAAGAGATAATTGTGTTAACCGCATTAATATCTTGGCCAACAATAGTTACCTCATTGCTTTTGATTATGTTGAGAGCTTGGTTCAGCCTTGTTAA